The Maniola hyperantus chromosome 27, iAphHyp1.2, whole genome shotgun sequence genome has a window encoding:
- the LOC117994571 gene encoding interaptin-like isoform X1, which produces MDDQIPQSFKVQWINTTLKYLKDDTQLIMEYPEMPVNHMEYLHNLIWQRKHDIGLGFKSMYAPVWETMRIYSLKYQYKVFVNKSGDGKKGYLVIEKIPKKDQQNQEPDMQENLVQANKTLDSQSSDSESESSQSQPESQVQYPVQTKPKKIKTKKNKTVTTKKKTKSEKFLMNQHKIIESISPVLLRKTLQHILDFLLKKEEASIIFSDLAPVEAKFLENFLGIYNKRVFFRDILSPACNDLLDKMCEFFKEFDKACKLEVYAAKYNVHNRKREVTFMKVPRYTRTNAGDSQTKIVTPEVKAEKIQSVAPFRKGYIPKPILSQTIVNSNSNITIPNEKPDAIEYREIKLSMNAENGEGASSINARSREGKVSMFKEYIPKPILSQTIVNSNSNITIPNEKPDAIEYRKNKLSMNAENGEGASSINARSREGKVSMFKEYIPKPILSQTIVNSNSNITIPNERGDAIEYREMKLSMNAEKGNARNREGKVSIFERNVKDQLLSTNSDTEDNKCTKSLLITDKLVVLNKDLLKHEIGEIALARNAAKTIPPTVNKIDKPIISKIRARSVGPRDRSLGPTDRSLGPRKDRLLIAMSTPLESDKAMRMMRLMGWQGGALGLRGDGIVEPIIPALDLVPGKGFGHVKEKPKSTKSVKKSKVEKKPKPVKTSQTEDTLKPVKTSQTEERLKPVETSQTEERLKSVKTSQLEQRLKPVKTSQIEDEPPKPVKNLQMKEEPPVKLSRRVLDRIEFLYKILDLITKDRARREKVVTYPVQLCKKQKMCYDNIIRVLNKRKHTGISLTDHENDILSDIASVMDTEPHLTLDMMVTADWKELTIKKTIDFVINTADRMRWPTLLSEMQDLQENINLEKKMSKSEFEIYICSTVLEFLKSDDNERLIDFDATLTEKCRDVVETICSCVNNKVKIPYKPVKELSDKILEVNNTCFLDVQFYAKPTRSILLRKFNHRKPAINTEVLKNIIKRYVDTTIPGTENVNNHRKSETVKTNNDKEANKENTEVDMITNKATASNIHQLYADTICERLNLKNYISKPESTVSHPFIDAIHNSAVDDEEIKENMQKRNEYNDNLKLHNFTINSSENVMGKTSGKFKRFPLYVKDMNVADNLDFRRIDMDLIQVTINLLTSNNKHAEDITKESQDNDIVTNDHENNDFNINNNSKYAESSKLNDKLDVPCEVTDNMRKWYDHSEKFLICDKLVENKDSNNNKNQVTNLELNKHIGEKVIHDININTITDKAKNCYKTDTNDTKVAENIDRKVDDAIEADILNQDIEKQIERNVSQDLKPIGEYEGCDGIKDSIDIESKELHQAGEDLKTTSVPDVCSDNQNGDDVIVSEESHQEVKNHSITKIIQLESNSIYKQDFEIFNDKKTTIDDTIETKTHSKLDIIPIDGDNIEDFNAMSVNEVLTYNIKDSVDVIESKESHPVDEKNSEIDIVQTHNIELSDYDSEESLDTDNVLQVIIQNKDCLTDYDTENSSDSLHTDEENSKLDIINVESNHKEDDSPFTSKNGPKESQHNNNEIHSKKSDEIEENNIKDLKLTIEFETDDTKKSSEEGEIQTKLKMSNIETDYNKKLIRKRKYEATESGESYEAVAVKHKFHTTSVNDDTTEDLRLEHRTVDLGELKKTEEINSKFDVIYTGKDNKENSTLKSECEVELPDKSHKIDEIDSELPEECHEIDKMDSKLDISHAGTDNKENLILKSEFQVELPEIFHKTDEINKIGRIQLGSDYKENVTLESEFDVELPEETQKMSETNSKLDIFKVREDYKENLTLKREFVLELPEESHKIDETNSKLDILRVGKDYEEIPTLESEFEIESLEESLKIDETNSKLDIDDDSKHAKETQIKDLNKTNTQIDKTRHDIVLIESNILEIEVIQKKIQITIENMDPENEFLPSLQYHGILNKGIVYSCHNKETSLWLRNILPDYTVIDYKSAINNHKLKIKITSFNKNAKKFLALLEVYNQGIKSENWKIDSEEHYDNSLILRVEMDSDSFKYVCDNNFSLFVGYDVAYFTIGC; this is translated from the exons atggatgaCCAGATTCCCCAATCATTTAAAGTTCAATGGATTAACACCACATTAAAGTACTTGAAGGATGATACCCAACTGATTATGGAGTACCCAGAAATGCCAGTAAACCACATGGAGTACCTACACAATTTGATATGGCAGCGGAAACATGATATTGGATTAGGATTCAAGTCGATGTATGCGCCAGTATGGGAAACTATGAGGATTTACAGCTTGAAATATCAATATAAGGTTTTTGTTAATAAATCTGGGGATGGTAAAAAGGG GTATTTAGTAATAGAAAAAATCCCAAAGAAGGACCAACAAAATCAAGAACCAGATATGCAAGAAAATTTAGTACAGGCTAA TAAAACTCTAGATTCCCAGAGCAGCGATAGTGAATCTGAATCCAGCCAATCCCAACCGGAATCACAGGTACAATATCCAGTACAAACaaaacccaaaaaaataaaaaccaaaaaaaataaaaccgtaACTACAAAAAAGAAAACCAAAAGTGAGAAGTTCTTGATGAACCAGCACAAGATAATAGAGTCTATATCTCCAGTCTTGTTAAGGAAGACTTTGCAGCACATTCTAGATTTTCTGCTGAAAAAGGAAGAAGCAAGTATCATATTTTCAGATTTAGCACCGGTTGAGGCTAAATTTTTGGAGAACTTCCTAG gcatcTACAACAAGCGTgtatttttccgggatatacTGTCTCCGGCCTGCAATGACTTGTTGGACAAGATGTGTGAATTCTTCAAAGAGTTTGACAAAGCGTGCAAGTTGGAGGTCTACGCTGCCAAATATAATGTTCACAATAGGAAGAG agAGGTGACATTTATGAAGGTACCAAGATACACAAGGACTAATGCGGGAGATTC ACAAACAAAAATTGTGACACCCGAAGTGAAAGCTGAAAAAATTCAAAGCGTAGCTCCATTTAGAAAAGGATATATTCCAAAACCTATACTAAGTCAAACTATAGTGAATAGTAATTCAAATATCACAATACCTAATGAGAAACCCGATGCTATAGAGTATAGAGAAATTAAATTGTCTATGAATGCAGAAAATGGAGAAGGGGCATCGTCTATAAATGCAAGAAGTAGAGAAGGGAAAGTGTCTATGTTTAAAGAATATATTCCAAAACCTATATTAAGTCAAACTATAGTGAATAGTAATTCAAATATCACAATACCTAATGAGAAACCTGATGCTATAGAgtatagaaaaaataaattatctatGAATGCAGAAAATGGAGAAGGGGCATCGTCTATAAATGCAAGAAGTAGAGAAGGGAAAGTGTCTATGTTTAAAGAATATATTCCAAAACCTATATTAAGTCAAACTATAGTGAATAGTAATTCAAATATCACAATACCTAATGAGAGAGGTGATGCTATAGAGTAtagagaaatgaaattgtcTATGAATGCAGAAAAGGGGAATGCAAGAAATAGAGAAGGGAAAGTGTCGATATTTGAAAGAAATGTAAAAGACCAATTATTGTCTACAAATTCAGACACTGAAGACAATAAATGTACAAAAAGTTTGCTGATCACAGACAAACTTGTAGTGTTGAATAAAGATCTTTTGAAGCATGAAATTGGTGAAATTGCTTTGGCGAGAAATGCAGCTAAAAC AATACCACCAACAGTGAATAAAATTGACAAACCAATCATAAGCAAAATTAGAGCAAGGTCTGTAGGACCTAGAGATAGGTCTCTAGGTCCTACAGATAGGTCTCTCGGGCCGAGGAAAGATAGGCTTTTGATAGCCATGTCCACTCCACTGGAAAGCGACAAGGCTATGAG AATGATGCGTTTGATGGGGTGGCAGGGCGGAGCCCTAGGGCTGCGAGGCGATGGCATCGTCGAGCCTATCATACCGGCACTCGATCTT GTACCTGGCAAAGGATTTGGCCACGTGAaagaaaaaccaaaatccaccaAATctgtcaaaaaatcaaaagttgaAAAGAAACCGAAACCTGTCAAAACCTCTCAAACTGAAGATACACTGAAACCTGTCAAAACCTCACAAACTGAAGAGAGACTGAAACCTGTGGAAACCTCTCAAACTGAAGAGAGACTGAAATCTGTCAAAACCTCACAACTTGAACAGAGACTGAAACCTGTCAAAACTTCCCAAATAGAAGACGAGCCCCCAAAACCtgtcaaaaatttacaaatgaaAGAGGAGCCCCCTGTCAAACTAAGTCGTCGAGTCTTAGACAGAATTGAGTTCCTCTACAAAATACTGGATCTGATCACCAAAGACAGAGCAAGGCGGGAGAAAGTGGTCACTTACCCAGTGCAGTTGTGCAAAAAACAGaaaat GTGTTACGATAACATCATACGCGTCCTGAACAAAAGGAAACATACTGGTATCTCTTTGACGGACCATGAGAATGACATCCTGAGTGACATCGCATCAGTCATGGACACGGAGCCCCACTTGACTTTGGATATGATGGTTACTGCAGATTGGAA ggaactaacaataaaaaaaacgatAGACTTTGTAATAAATACAGCCGACAGAATGAGATGGCCGACACTTTTGAGTGAGATGCAAGATTTGCAAGAAAATATCAATCTCGagaaaaaaatgtcaaaaagtGAATTCGAAATTTACATTTGCTCTACAGTGTTGGAGTTTTTGAAAAGTGATGATAACGAAAGGCTGATCGATTTTGATGCGACTTTGACGGAGAAGTGCCGTGACGTTGTGGAGACGATTTGCTCTTGCGTCAATAACAAGGTTAAAATTCCGTATAAGCCGGTAAAAGAATTGTCGGATAAGATATTAGAGGTCAATAATACATGCTTTTTGGATGTGCAGTTCTACGCTAAACCTACCAG ATCGATCCTCCTACGAAAGTTTAACCACCGGAAACCTGCCATTAACACCgaagtattaaaaaatattataaagaggtacgTCGATACTACAATACCAGGCACAGAAAATGTAAATAACCACAGAAAATCAGAAACTGTCAAAACTAATAATGATAAAGAAgccaataaagaaaatacagAAGTTGATATGATTACAAATAAAGCTACAGCAAGTAATATACATCAGCTATATGCAGATACAATATGTGAACGTTTAAaccttaaaaattatataagtaaaccAGAAAGCACAGTTTCACATCCATTTATTGATGCAATACACAATTCTGCCGTTGATGATGAAGAAATAAAGGAAAACATGCAAAAAAGAAATGAATATAATGATAATTTAAAACTACATAATTTTACAATTAACAGTAGTGAAAATGTAATGGGAAAAACTAGTGGGAAATTCAAAAGGTTTCCTTTATACGTTAAAGATATGAATGTAGCTGATAATCTAGATTTTAGAAGAATTGATATGGATTTGATACAAGTTACAATCAACTTATTAACTTCCAATAATAAACATGCAGAAGACATTACAAAGGAATCACAAGATAATGATATAGTTACCAACGATCatgaaaataatgattttaatataaataataactcaAAATATGCTGAATCGTCAAAATTGAATGATAAGCTAGATGTTCCTTGTGAAGTAACTGATAATATGAGAAAATGGTATGACCATAGTGAAAAGTTTTTAATATGTGACAAGTTAGTCGAAAATAAagattctaataataataaaaatcaagtAACAAATCTTGAACTAAATAAACACATTGGAGAAAAAGTGATACatgacataaatataaatacaattaCAGATAAAGctaaaaattgttataaaactgATACAAATGATACAAAAGTTGCTGAAAATATAGATCGTAAAGTAGATGATGCCATTGAAGCAGATATATTGAATCAAGACATTGAAAAACAAATAGAACGAAATGTTAGTCAAGATTTAAAACCTATCGGTGAATATGAAGGTTGTGATGGTATAAaagatagtatagatatagaatcGAAAGAATTACATCAAGCTGGTGAAGATTTGAAAACTACAAGTGTACCTGACGTTTGCAGTGATAATCAAAATGGTGATGACGTGATCGTATCAGAAGAATCACATCAAGAAGTTAAAAACCATTCAATAACGAAAATAATTCAACTGGAATCAAACAGTATTTATAAGCAAGACTTCGAAATTTTTAATGATAAGAAAACCACTATAGATGACACTATAGAAACCAAGACACATTCCAAATTAGATATAATACCAATAGATGGAGATAATATTGAAGATTTCAATGCTATGAGTGTAAATGAAGttcttacttataatattaaagacAGTGTAGATGTGATTGAATCAAAAGAATCGCACCCAGTTGACGAAAAAAATTCTGAAATAGATATAGTTCAAACACATAATATAGAATTAAGTGACTACGACTCAGAAGAATCGCTTGATACCGACAATGTTCTTCAAGTAATAATACAGAACAAAGACTGTTTAACTGACTACGACACAGAAAACTCTTCTGACTCGCTTCACACCGATGAAGAAAATTCCAAATTAGATATAATTAACGTGGAATCAAACCATAAAGAAGATGATTCACCATTTACAAGTAAAAACGGGCCAAAAGAATCTCAACataataataacgaaatacATTCCAAAAAAAGTGATGAAATAGAAGAAAATAATATCAAGGATTTAAAGCTTACGATCGAATTTGAAACAGACGATACTAAAAAATCATCCGAAGAAGGTGAAattcaaactaaattaaaaatgtcaaaTATAGAGactgattataataaaaaattaattcgtAAACGTAAATATGAAGCAACAGAATCAGGTGAATCTTACGAAGCAGTTGCAGTGAAACATAAATTTCATACAACTTCAGTAAATGATGACACTACAGAAGATTTGAGACTTGAACATCGAACAGTAGACTTAGGAGAATTAAAGAAAACCGAGGAAATTAATTCAAAATTTGACGTAATCTATACAGGAAAAGATAACAAAGAAAATTCAACACTTAAAAGTGAATGTGAGGTAGAATTACCAGATAAATCTCACAAAATAGATGAAATTGATTCTGAATTACCAGAAGAATGTCACGAAATAGATAAAATGGATTCTAAATTAGACATAAGTCATGCGGGAACAGATaacaaagaaaatttaatacttaaaagtGAATTTCAAGTAGAATTACCAGAAATTTTTCACAAAAcagatgaaattaataaaataggcAGAATTCAACTAGGATCAGATTATAAAGAAAATGTAACACTTGAAAGTGAATTTGATGTAGAGTTACCAGAAGAAACTCAGAAAATGAGTGAAACTAATTCTAAATTAGACATATTTAAAGTGAGAGAAGATTACAAAGAAAATTTGACACTTAAAAGGGAATTTGTATTAGAATTACCAGAAGAATCTCACAAGATAGATGAAACTAATTCTAAATTAGACATATTACGAGTAGGGAAAGATTATGAAGAAATTCCGACACTTGAAAGTGAATTCGAAATAGAATCCCTAGAAGAATCTCTCAAAATAGACGAAACTAATTCTAAATTAGACATAGACGATGATTCAAAACATGCAAAAGAAACCCAGataaaagatttaaataaaacaaatacacAAATTGATAAAACTCGCCATGACATAGTCCTAATCGAATCAAATATTCTAGAAATAGAGGTTATTCaaaagaaaatacaaattacaatagaaAATATGGATCCTGAAAACGAATTTCTGCCCTCGCTTCAATATCACGGAATTTTAAACAAAGGAATAGTCTATAGTTGTCACAATAAAGAAACTAGTCTCTGGTTAAGAAACATTCTACCAGATTATACTGTCATAGATTATAAAAGTGCCATAAACAATCATAAACTAAAGATTAAAATTACCAGTTTTAACAAAAACGCGAAAAAGTTTTTAGCATTGCTAGAAGTTTATAATCAGGGTATAAAAAGTGAAAATTGGAAGATAGATTCCGAGGAACATTATGATAATTCGTTAATTTTACGTGTGGAAATGGACAGTGATTCTTTTAAATATGTTTGTGATAATAATTTTTCGCTATTCGTAGGTTATGATGTCGCATATTTTACTATAGGGTGCTAA